In Halostagnicola kamekurae, a single genomic region encodes these proteins:
- a CDS encoding HNH endonuclease, whose amino-acid sequence MSTEIFLTPCSKQGGKSRAYQHLQNTVVDGVEIESEHRPSATQEDEKVSVWGVTEGNSHLWERLEEGNYLLFYVGDYKYEYVTKVTGTVEDPDLAERLWPDYEPGETGGNDPGDPWNYIIFLESPVRVDIDSEEIHATFAGHKANYPQRFMPLNDQAHQAIRSRFDSLGNYFEARTPSHVEASFSGAKETEPSPEAALASTSEASSSSPGSGSGTVDREEMASDLRPPDRTETTVSRIVRNTTLAKNLKERYDYKCQVCDQSRQRAPESRYAEAHHIKPLGGSDPGPDAEENIVILCPNHHSDFDYGMLEVDPDTLTISHTYDESVDGATLTVRDDHDLSAAFLDHHNDTISKV is encoded by the coding sequence ATGTCCACGGAAATTTTCTTGACGCCTTGTAGCAAGCAGGGTGGGAAGTCTCGAGCATACCAACACCTCCAGAATACCGTTGTTGATGGGGTTGAAATTGAGTCCGAGCATCGGCCATCGGCGACTCAGGAGGACGAAAAGGTGTCTGTATGGGGTGTGACGGAGGGGAACAGTCATCTGTGGGAGCGACTCGAGGAAGGGAATTACCTCCTCTTCTACGTCGGCGACTACAAATATGAGTATGTTACTAAGGTTACGGGCACTGTTGAGGATCCAGACCTCGCCGAGAGACTGTGGCCCGATTACGAACCTGGCGAGACTGGTGGCAACGATCCCGGTGATCCGTGGAACTATATCATCTTTCTCGAGTCGCCAGTGCGTGTCGATATCGACTCTGAAGAGATCCACGCGACGTTTGCCGGTCACAAGGCGAACTATCCGCAGCGGTTCATGCCGCTCAACGATCAGGCTCATCAAGCGATCAGAAGCCGATTCGACTCCCTGGGGAACTACTTTGAAGCGCGGACCCCCTCCCACGTAGAGGCAAGCTTCAGTGGGGCCAAAGAAACGGAACCGTCTCCCGAAGCTGCGTTGGCTAGTACCTCGGAGGCCTCGTCTTCGAGTCCGGGTTCCGGATCGGGGACTGTTGATCGCGAAGAAATGGCCTCGGATCTGCGACCACCAGACCGAACTGAGACGACCGTGAGCCGTATCGTTCGAAACACGACATTGGCGAAGAACCTGAAAGAGCGGTACGACTACAAGTGTCAGGTCTGTGATCAGAGTCGACAGCGGGCGCCAGAAAGCAGGTACGCAGAAGCCCACCACATCAAACCGCTTGGTGGATCGGATCCAGGTCCCGACGCAGAGGAGAACATTGTGATTCTGTGCCCCAACCATCACTCAGACTTCGACTATGGCATGCTCGAGGTCGATCCAGACACGCTGACCATCTCGCACACCTACGACGAGTCCGTTGATGGGGCAACCCTAACCGTTCGCGACGATCACGACCTTTCGGCGGCATTTCTGGATCATCACAACGACACGATTTCGAAGGTCTGA
- a CDS encoding HNH endonuclease codes for MPEPENIFFAPCSREQKEGTYRHFQDTVLDGVDPSAYPEIPEFDDDEIAVWGVVSGNQSAWEQMEAGDILLFYTKRKSYTHAATVLETQENDTLAQKLWTPYDEGRRVEDITEGWPYIIYLTNVRRVDIHSEAFHDDIGWSTFYPQSFTRVIEDREERLVSKYGSLTEALRQHTRNDLGEAPEAITEETEELLIETEREPPELTESETAYTETQRRVRSSAFREAVLEAYDESCGVCGAQRYSPAGNPEVEAAHIYPKSEGGSDDVRNGLALCKFHHWAFDNGWISITDEHEILVREELGEETYDELSDFDGTTLSLPEKSDHHPHQIFLCEHRRLHGFEDGNLEEPIDAS; via the coding sequence ATGCCCGAACCAGAGAATATCTTTTTCGCACCCTGTAGTCGGGAGCAGAAAGAGGGAACCTACAGACATTTCCAGGATACTGTCCTAGATGGTGTCGATCCATCTGCCTACCCTGAAATCCCGGAGTTTGACGACGACGAGATCGCCGTCTGGGGTGTAGTCAGTGGGAATCAATCTGCCTGGGAGCAGATGGAGGCCGGCGACATCCTCCTGTTCTATACGAAACGGAAATCATACACGCACGCTGCGACAGTCCTGGAGACACAAGAAAACGACACACTCGCACAGAAGCTCTGGACGCCATACGATGAAGGACGTCGTGTCGAAGACATCACCGAGGGGTGGCCGTATATTATCTACCTCACCAACGTGAGACGGGTAGATATCCATTCTGAAGCATTCCACGACGATATCGGATGGAGTACGTTCTATCCCCAGAGCTTCACTCGAGTGATTGAGGATCGAGAGGAGCGACTGGTATCGAAATACGGGAGCCTGACCGAAGCGCTTCGACAGCACACTCGGAACGACCTCGGTGAGGCACCCGAAGCAATCACAGAAGAGACGGAAGAACTGCTGATAGAGACCGAGCGTGAACCCCCGGAGTTGACGGAGTCTGAGACAGCGTATACCGAAACGCAGCGCCGGGTTCGGTCGTCTGCATTCCGTGAGGCTGTTCTCGAGGCCTACGACGAGAGTTGCGGTGTCTGCGGTGCACAGCGGTATTCGCCGGCTGGCAATCCCGAGGTCGAAGCTGCTCATATCTATCCGAAGAGTGAGGGCGGGAGCGACGATGTCCGAAACGGACTCGCACTCTGTAAGTTCCACCACTGGGCGTTTGACAACGGCTGGATCTCGATCACTGACGAGCACGAGATTCTCGTCCGAGAGGAATTGGGTGAAGAAACATACGATGAACTCTCCGACTTTGATGGGACGACGCTGTCACTGCCGGAGAAATCAGATCACCATCCCCACCAGATTTTCCTTTGTGAACATCGCCGACTGCACGGGTTTGAAGACGGGAATCTGGAGGAGCCGATAGACGCGAGTTAA
- a CDS encoding HalOD1 output domain-containing protein — MIRIVDRIRQYCDSQLEPFVDALEEEGLSQGEYQLHQWVDIEALERLIESADADLEVRFSVAEFQILVTQSEVQVASSPS, encoded by the coding sequence ATGATTCGAATCGTGGACAGGATTCGTCAATACTGTGACAGTCAACTTGAACCGTTCGTCGATGCGCTCGAGGAGGAGGGACTCAGCCAAGGCGAGTATCAACTCCATCAGTGGGTCGATATTGAAGCGCTGGAACGACTCATTGAGTCAGCAGACGCTGATCTTGAAGTTCGATTCTCGGTTGCTGAGTTCCAGATCCTTGTTACGCAGTCTGAGGTGCAGGTAGCCTCGAGTCCGTCGTAG
- a CDS encoding nucleotide pyrophosphohydrolase produces the protein MTNNLGELQDRYLAFIADRGWEEFHTPKNLTMAISVEASELAELYQWQDNVPVEQILEDDDLRERSREELADVMIYCLSMANELDIDVEEAIADKLDQNEARFDSETADKIARDLSQWQR, from the coding sequence ATGACCAACAACCTCGGTGAATTACAGGACCGCTATCTCGCGTTCATCGCAGACCGCGGCTGGGAGGAGTTCCATACGCCGAAAAACCTCACGATGGCAATCTCGGTCGAAGCAAGTGAGTTGGCAGAACTCTACCAATGGCAGGACAACGTTCCGGTAGAGCAAATCCTCGAGGATGATGACCTCCGGGAGCGATCGCGTGAAGAACTGGCCGATGTGATGATCTACTGCCTGAGCATGGCCAACGAACTGGATATCGATGTCGAAGAGGCAATCGCAGACAAGCTTGATCAGAACGAAGCCCGGTTCGACTCTGAGACAGCAGACAAGATCGCTCGCGATCTAAGTCAGTGGCAGCGTTAA